A genomic window from Thunnus maccoyii chromosome 2, fThuMac1.1, whole genome shotgun sequence includes:
- the LOC121912272 gene encoding putative adhesion G protein-coupled receptor E4P isoform X3 produces the protein MGPRKALLILGLMCMLGACFSQCGRHFLKKHRQCLDIYECGGIKEECQGNTLCLYTLGSYYCQCKDGFTNTKNKVYFKLGEERCRDINECYNNTVICGHKADCINLIGSYKCTCHSGYTNPTNNLKHCIDIDECEEAEMKKEDLCGIKGTCENINGSYWCMCPKGYTNYGNERTPCSELDCETFQANSRLAQSLEGLADILSMMRNSCLALSNPHIASEGKTDGEALLEKFLIATEAILSPGHLNHREEVSGFLQTVEESIRLIGPQLKDNGTEMETTEIDAKIAVQRGKTQPTGPILLTNENARLDTDWTTAAGTGTYPGFALAALLTYKNLEKFVNNSFEELKGHEKNGKNPSSFKISSKVVSVVVSNPSTQNLSSPVNITLRHLNETVESSEVEYICAHWNDRGAWSEEGCHQQQTNATHSVCTCELLSSFAVLMALYPMKHPFALILITKIGLNMSLLCLVLCILTFKFCRSIQGTRTTIHLHLCVCLFVADRIFLAGISKTEPVGGCRFVAAMLHIFFLGVFMWMLLEGVQLYRMVVLVFNATIRPLYLFIAGYGTPLVIVIISAIVNPKGYGTKEHCWLSLTDGFIWSFLGPVCCITFLNIFFFIITIWKLAQKFTSLNPDTSELNKIKAFTVTAIAQLCILGLTWVFGSFLFKKYIGTTVAAYIFTILNSLQGALIFVMHCLLSKQVREEYAYFLSCFCTPQKKRYSDFSSTNPSSSQSRGSQSGQHTGEFQI, from the exons ATGGGGCCTCGGAAGGCGCTACTTATCCTGG GCTTAATGTGTATGCTGGGGGCATGTTTCTCCCAGTGTGGCAGACACTTTCTCAAAAAGCACAGACAATGTTTAG ATATATATGAGTGTGGAGGAATCAAGGAAGAATGTCAGGGAAACACGCTGTGCCTCTACACACTTGGCAGTTACTACTGTCAGTGCAAGGATGGGTTTACAAATactaaaaacaaagtttacttcAAATTGGGAGAGGAACGGTGCAGAG ACATTAACGAGTGTTACAATAACACTGTGATCTGCGGTCACAAGGCAGATTGTATTAACCTGATTGGGAGCTACAAGTGCACCTGCCATTCTGGGTACACTAATCCCACCAATAACCTCAAACACTGCATAG ACATAGATGAATGCGaagaagctgaaatgaaaaaagaagacCTCTGTGGAATAAAAGGGACTTGTGAGAACATTAATGGGAGTTACTGGTGCATGTGTCCAAAAGGATACACCAACTATGGCAATGAAAGGACTCCATGCTCAG AGCTTGACTGTGAAACCTTCCAAGCCAATAGCAGGCTTGCACAG TCTCTTGAAGGCCTGGCAGACATTTTATCCATGATGAGAAACAGCTGTTTGGCTCTGTCTAACCCACACATTGCTAGTGAGGGGAAGACTGATGGAGAAGCGCTACTGGAG AAATTTCTCATCGCCACTGAGGCCATCCTGTCCCCTGGTCACCTGAACCACAGGGAAGAAGTGAGTGGTTTTCTCCAAACGGTGGAGGAGTCCATTAGGCTCATCGGTCCACAGCTCAAAGATAACGGTACTGAGATGGAGACCACTGAGATAG ACGCAAAGATTGCAGTTCAGAGGGGAAAGACTCAACCCACTGGACCAATCCTTCTGACCAATGAAAATGCTCGTCTCGACACTGACTGGACAACAGCAGCTGGGACGGGAACATATCCTG GCTTTGCTCTGGCTGCATTGTTGACCTACAAGAACCTTGAGAAATTTGTTAACAACTCCTTTGAGGAGCTCAAAGGACatgaaaaaaatggcaaaaatccCTCCTCCTTCAAGATCTCCTCTAAAGTTGTGTCTGTTGTGGTCTCCAACCCGTCCACTCAGAACCTGAGCAGCCCTGTGAACATCACACTCAGACATCTAAAC GAGACAGTGGAGTCCTCTGAGGTGGAATACATCTGTGCACACTGGAATGACAGAGGGGCCTGGTCCGAAGAGGGTTGCCATCAACAACAAACCAATGCCACACACagtgtttgtacatgtgaacTTCTGAGCAGCTTCGCTGTGCTTATGGCCCTCTATCCCATGAAG CATCCCTTTGCGCTCATACTGATAACAAAGATAGGGCTGAACATGTCCCTGCTGTGTCTGGTACTGTGCATCCTGACGTTCAAGTTCTGCCGCTCCATACAAGGGACACGCACCACCATCCACTTGCACCTCTGTGTCTGCCTCTTCGTGGCTGACCGCATCTTTCTGGCCGGCATTTCGAAAACCGAACCTGTG GGCGGCTGCAGGTTTGTTGCAGCAATGCTCCATATCTTCTTCTTGGGAGTGTTTATGTGGATGCTGCTGGAAGGGGTGCAGCTGTACCGCATGGTGGTCCTGGTGTTCAATGCCACCATTCGGCCCCTATACTTATTCATCGCTGGTTATGGGACACCCCTTGTTATCGTTATCATATCGGCCATCGTTAATCCCAAGGGCTACGGCACTAAGGAGCA CTGCTGGCTGTCACTGACAGACGGCTTCATCTGGAGTTTCTTAGGCCCTGTGTGCTGCATCACCTTCCTCAACATCTTCTTTTTCATCATCACCATCTGGAAGCTCGCCCAGAAGTTCACCAGCCTCAACCCAGACACCTCTGAACTTAACAAAATTAA agCTTTCACAGTGACAGCTATTGCCCAGTTGTGTATACTGGGTCTGACCTGGGTGTTTGGTTCCTTCCTGTTCAAAAAGTACATTGGTACAACAGTGGCAGCATATATCTTTACTATCCTCAACAGCCTGCAGGGAGCGCTGATTTTTGTCATGCACTGCCTGCTATCTAAACAG GTTAGAGAGGAGTATGCctattttctctcctgtttctgcacaccacagaagaagagataCTCGGACTTCAGCAGTACCAATCCTTCCAGTAGTCAGTCACGA GGTTCTCAGAGTGGGCAGCACACCGGAGAATTCCAAATATGA